The following coding sequences lie in one Candidatus Eisenbacteria bacterium genomic window:
- the aspS gene encoding aspartate--tRNA ligase: MRSHTCGELRLSQAGERVSLTGWVHRSRDHGGVLFVDLRDRYGRTQVVVHPDEAPPEVTEKARTLRPEFVARIEGMVRARPDGMINPDMITGQIEVYATSVEVLNPSITPPFLVEDAALAGEDLRLQYRYIDLRRPELQKVLALRHRVALATREFLDAQDFLEVETPMLVRPTPEGARDYLVPSRVHPGRCYALPQSPQLYKQILMVAGVDRYFQLARCLRDEDLRADRQPEHTQIDLEMSFINEEDIFKLVEGLMSHLFKEALGVDLPTPFLKIEYDEVMDRFGTDKPDLRIPVEIKDISEAVARTEFRIFKETVQEGRAVRCLCVPGGADYSRKDIQGLEERAKAEGAPGLAWARVKEDGLDGGISKFLEPETAQSIRMTTGAAVGDLLLFAADEPRQASRILGGVRSALVDRLLDPDAPPFYPLWVTHFPLFEKDAQTGRYIPCHHIFSMPLDPDPQKFAADPLAIRAQLYDLVINGTELASGSVRIHRREIQEAVMGIIGLDSVEIERRFGFLLKAFELGAPPHGGVAIGLDRLVMIMSGRTSIRDTIAFPKTTSAASLMDKAPAEPDPQDLEQLHIRFHSIAGKEEGTES, from the coding sequence ATGAGAAGCCACACATGTGGCGAATTGCGTCTCTCCCAGGCGGGGGAGCGGGTGTCCCTCACAGGCTGGGTCCATCGCTCCCGTGATCATGGCGGGGTTCTCTTTGTGGATTTGCGGGACCGATATGGACGGACTCAGGTCGTCGTTCATCCCGACGAAGCCCCCCCGGAGGTGACGGAGAAAGCCCGGACCCTCAGGCCGGAATTCGTGGCTCGTATTGAGGGCATGGTACGGGCCCGTCCGGATGGAATGATAAATCCCGATATGATCACCGGGCAGATAGAAGTCTATGCCACCTCGGTCGAGGTGTTGAATCCGTCGATCACGCCTCCCTTCCTTGTGGAGGATGCGGCCCTGGCCGGCGAGGATCTCAGGCTGCAGTACCGCTACATCGATCTGCGAAGGCCGGAGCTCCAGAAGGTCCTTGCGCTTCGCCACCGGGTGGCCCTCGCGACGCGGGAATTCCTGGATGCGCAGGATTTCCTCGAGGTGGAGACGCCGATGTTGGTCCGGCCCACACCGGAAGGAGCCAGGGATTACTTGGTGCCGAGCCGTGTTCATCCAGGCCGCTGCTATGCCCTTCCTCAATCGCCGCAGCTCTATAAACAGATCCTGATGGTCGCGGGTGTGGATCGTTATTTCCAATTGGCGCGGTGCCTGCGTGACGAGGACCTTCGCGCCGACCGGCAGCCGGAGCATACGCAGATTGACTTGGAAATGAGTTTTATCAATGAGGAGGATATCTTCAAACTCGTGGAGGGTTTGATGTCCCACCTCTTCAAAGAGGCGCTGGGTGTGGATCTCCCGACGCCTTTCCTAAAAATCGAATATGACGAGGTCATGGATCGATTCGGTACCGATAAGCCGGATTTGCGGATACCGGTCGAGATTAAAGATATTTCTGAAGCCGTCGCCCGCACCGAGTTCCGGATTTTCAAGGAGACGGTGCAAGAGGGGCGGGCGGTCCGCTGTCTCTGCGTCCCGGGTGGAGCGGACTATTCTCGAAAAGACATTCAAGGACTGGAAGAGCGGGCGAAGGCGGAAGGGGCACCCGGGTTGGCCTGGGCCCGGGTAAAAGAGGATGGTCTGGATGGGGGCATCTCCAAATTCCTTGAACCGGAGACGGCTCAATCCATCAGGATGACGACCGGAGCGGCGGTGGGGGATCTTCTTCTCTTCGCGGCCGACGAACCCCGTCAGGCCAGCCGTATCCTCGGTGGGGTTCGCAGCGCATTGGTGGATCGGCTCCTCGATCCCGATGCCCCGCCTTTTTATCCCCTATGGGTCACCCATTTCCCCCTCTTCGAAAAGGATGCGCAGACAGGGCGCTATATTCCATGTCACCATATATTTAGCATGCCTCTGGATCCCGATCCCCAAAAGTTCGCCGCCGATCCGCTGGCTATCCGCGCCCAACTCTATGATCTGGTCATAAACGGAACAGAACTCGCCTCAGGAAGCGTCCGAATTCACCGAAGAGAGATTCAGGAGGCTGTTATGGGGATCATCGGGCTGGACAGCGTGGAGATCGAACGGCGGTTTGGTTTCCTCCTGAAGGCCTTCGAGTTGGGCGCTCCGCCCCATGGGGGTGTCGCCATTGGTCTTGACCGGCTCGTCATGATTATGTCGGGCCGCACCTCAATCCGCGATACGATCGCCTTCCCAAAGACGACCAGCGCCGCGTCGCTGATGGATAAGGCGCCCGCGGAGCCGGATCCTCAAGATCTGGAGCAACTTCACATCCGCTTCCACTCGATCGCGGGAAAGGAAGAGGGAACCGAATCATGA
- a CDS encoding VanZ family protein, with translation MPLTRWIEKRWVRSVLLLGYLTLMFIVSSRSDVSMPVGFPHADKIAHLIEYSILGWLVAGVLDYKESWRRWKLYLIVIGAVLLFGCLDELNQSRVPGRDSSLYDLMADLAGAIVGSLLWRWTRQFERKKEKGRCPNPQHQRQQ, from the coding sequence ATGCCGCTCACCAGGTGGATTGAAAAACGATGGGTGCGATCTGTTCTACTCCTGGGATATCTGACGCTGATGTTTATTGTTTCCAGCCGGTCGGATGTATCGATGCCGGTTGGATTCCCGCATGCCGACAAAATCGCGCACCTCATCGAATACTCCATTTTGGGTTGGCTGGTGGCGGGGGTTTTGGATTACAAAGAGAGCTGGCGCCGGTGGAAACTGTATCTGATAGTGATAGGCGCGGTTCTTCTCTTTGGGTGCTTGGATGAGTTGAATCAGTCGCGGGTTCCTGGACGCGACTCGAGTCTATATGATCTCATGGCAGATCTGGCCGGTGCGATTGTCGGTTCTCTATTGTGGCGATGGACACGACAATTCGAAAGAAAGAAGGAGAAGGGAAGATGTCCCAACCCTCAACATCAGCGACAACAATGA
- a CDS encoding PTS sugar transporter subunit IIA yields the protein MVLSELLSSESIALDVAVSTKEEAIQIAVDYMVGAGVVTHKSQVIRALIERERIMSTGIGNGIAIPHSQSQAVKKLALGILRPVTGIDFDALDGKPVRLVLTIVGPEERGGFIRVLARVSRLLQDGHLQKKILKAKTPQEVLSAISQEEEKLRS from the coding sequence ATGGTGCTTTCCGAGCTGCTCAGTTCAGAATCTATTGCCCTGGATGTCGCTGTCTCCACCAAAGAGGAGGCGATCCAGATCGCCGTCGATTATATGGTCGGAGCGGGAGTGGTGACGCATAAGAGTCAGGTGATCCGCGCCCTCATCGAGCGTGAACGCATCATGTCGACGGGCATTGGAAACGGTATCGCTATTCCACATTCTCAATCCCAAGCGGTCAAAAAACTCGCCCTGGGGATTCTTCGTCCGGTCACAGGAATTGATTTTGATGCTTTGGATGGCAAGCCGGTCCGCCTCGTTCTGACGATTGTCGGACCGGAGGAGAGGGGAGGCTTCATCCGGGTCCTGGCCAGGGTCTCGCGATTGCTTCAGGATGGCCATCTTCAAAAGAAGATCCTGAAGGCCAAGACGCCGCAGGAAGTCCTTTCCGCCATCTCTCAAGAAGAGGAAAAGCTCCGTTCGTGA
- a CDS encoding sigma 54-interacting transcriptional regulator, which translates to MESLVSRGDLFFEAGDLREAEACFAQALGVSTEESFEDLQLRIEKLGPVALPILRRWAQSLDGQGQFAQAYRLLLPAIPHLDEAEPLEAVRFQLVHGKLLMAMGRYEEAGQEALGGVNRLELLEAGKPVVEEGYLSNLLGARAFRQGQIPEASRWFRRALDVFKRMGRVRDMALAYNNLGQVSKRQSEWQQAVEYFQVARNLAATEGATRDRIGALLNLAYIRYHQGRLKTAQSDFEQAATEALQAGDAIRQYRAVLGGAQVARSRGDIPGAIRRIRSLSEIGLTSALREQLLAILEEGWIFLAEDQVEQVSGVLHRVSELMAGGSGWGGDLIGELRRLEAWMELQTGRPSKAQQLFEEAAELSRTAFDPVGQDAARLGLGVTLRKLQNHQASEVELRTLAERLRQRGERLSLGKALLELGHSQSAGNSSKGDALKSYEESTRIFQELGVPTLEAESWLAQGHACLENGDLEGSRVRLSLARETMPSTSEEGWVRQEKDLLTRLSKAFELRANSGHSGFDVFRKIESTFGCCNTEDVLECLRDVLGVVRSALDADAVLYGLLRGQKVEVFASRGMARLDGRRTLPLKSLIPDKELSPDRTRILVGQGLGLREGESGAEVTPSSALAVPVDLGDGIHLLYVERWSDSGRPHFQPGEGHYASALAMELCRGLCRRGWRRQLGLPPNLHEISRNIYLADIITQNANMFRILELINRIAPTDMTVLLQGETGTGKKLLAQAIHRVSRRSESPFVTVDCAALPESLLETELFGYRKGAFTGATQDREGLLGEADGGTIFLDEIGKSGIQVQRRFLHLLDSGEVRPVGATGYRRLDIRIVAATSSPDLSREVAEGRFLKDLYYRMNDITISVPPLRERKDDISLLAETFAEIAAERMDRKNQSLSPSLLQALVAHEWPGNVRELEKAIRRAVTLGEDQASLTPDLLPEEITGPKRPRISRQPLKDQLESVERDFILQALEQTGWNKSQAAKMLGLSRKGLRNKIERYHLDRRRR; encoded by the coding sequence ATGGAATCCCTTGTGTCCCGGGGAGATCTATTTTTTGAAGCCGGTGATTTGAGAGAGGCTGAAGCCTGTTTTGCCCAGGCTCTTGGAGTTTCCACAGAAGAGTCTTTCGAAGATCTTCAGCTCCGGATTGAAAAGCTCGGCCCCGTGGCTCTTCCCATCCTGCGGCGTTGGGCGCAGTCGCTCGATGGACAAGGGCAGTTCGCCCAGGCCTATCGCCTTCTGCTTCCGGCCATCCCTCATCTTGACGAGGCCGAGCCGCTGGAGGCGGTTCGATTCCAATTGGTCCACGGGAAGCTTCTCATGGCCATGGGCCGTTATGAAGAGGCCGGGCAGGAAGCCCTCGGCGGCGTCAATCGATTGGAGTTATTGGAAGCGGGAAAACCGGTTGTCGAAGAGGGATATCTATCGAACCTCCTGGGCGCCCGGGCTTTCCGTCAGGGTCAGATTCCCGAGGCCTCCCGCTGGTTCCGCCGCGCGCTCGATGTCTTCAAGAGAATGGGCCGCGTCAGGGATATGGCGCTGGCCTATAATAATCTGGGGCAGGTCTCCAAACGGCAGAGTGAATGGCAGCAAGCGGTCGAGTATTTCCAGGTCGCAAGAAATCTAGCGGCGACCGAGGGCGCGACACGGGATCGCATCGGCGCCCTCTTGAATCTGGCCTATATCAGATACCACCAAGGGCGGCTCAAGACGGCGCAATCCGATTTTGAACAGGCGGCTACCGAAGCCCTTCAGGCCGGGGACGCCATCCGGCAATACAGGGCGGTTCTAGGCGGCGCTCAAGTCGCCCGTTCCCGTGGAGATATTCCAGGGGCCATCCGGCGGATCCGTTCGCTCAGTGAGATTGGGTTGACCTCTGCTCTCCGGGAACAGCTTCTTGCGATTCTGGAAGAGGGATGGATTTTTCTCGCCGAAGATCAGGTCGAGCAAGTGAGCGGGGTTCTTCACCGGGTCAGTGAATTGATGGCGGGCGGTTCGGGATGGGGTGGCGATCTGATCGGAGAGCTTCGGAGGCTGGAAGCCTGGATGGAGCTTCAGACGGGAAGGCCATCCAAGGCCCAACAGCTTTTTGAAGAGGCCGCCGAGTTGTCGCGAACAGCCTTTGACCCCGTAGGCCAGGATGCGGCACGTCTCGGTTTGGGTGTGACCCTCCGCAAGCTTCAGAATCATCAGGCCTCTGAAGTCGAACTCCGGACATTGGCCGAACGCCTGCGGCAGCGCGGGGAGCGGTTGAGCTTGGGGAAAGCCCTGCTGGAGCTTGGACATTCGCAAAGTGCGGGGAATTCCTCAAAGGGCGATGCCCTGAAGTCCTATGAAGAATCGACCCGGATCTTCCAGGAGCTTGGTGTTCCCACTCTCGAGGCCGAATCCTGGCTGGCGCAAGGACATGCCTGCCTGGAAAACGGTGATCTGGAAGGGTCCCGGGTCCGCTTAAGCCTCGCCCGCGAGACAATGCCGTCGACCTCCGAAGAGGGATGGGTACGGCAAGAAAAAGATCTTTTAACAAGACTATCCAAGGCCTTTGAGTTGAGGGCGAATTCCGGTCATAGCGGCTTTGACGTTTTCCGGAAGATTGAATCAACCTTCGGCTGTTGCAATACCGAAGATGTCCTGGAATGCCTTCGGGATGTTCTGGGGGTGGTGCGTTCCGCGCTCGACGCCGATGCTGTCCTGTACGGTCTGCTAAGAGGCCAGAAGGTGGAGGTCTTTGCCTCCCGAGGGATGGCCCGTCTCGATGGGCGACGGACGCTGCCGCTGAAATCCCTCATACCCGACAAAGAGCTCTCCCCCGATCGAACACGGATCCTGGTTGGACAGGGCCTGGGCCTGAGGGAGGGTGAAAGCGGGGCCGAGGTCACACCATCTTCCGCACTGGCCGTTCCGGTCGATCTCGGAGATGGGATTCACCTTCTGTATGTGGAGCGATGGTCCGATTCCGGACGACCTCACTTCCAGCCGGGCGAGGGACATTATGCCTCCGCGCTGGCAATGGAACTATGCCGCGGCCTGTGCCGCCGTGGGTGGAGGCGCCAGCTTGGCCTGCCACCGAACCTGCATGAGATTTCCAGGAATATTTACCTGGCCGATATTATTACCCAAAACGCGAATATGTTCCGAATCCTCGAACTCATCAACCGGATCGCGCCGACCGATATGACCGTCCTCCTTCAAGGGGAGACCGGTACCGGAAAGAAACTTCTGGCCCAGGCGATTCATCGCGTCAGCCGCAGGAGCGAGAGCCCCTTTGTCACCGTCGACTGTGCGGCCCTGCCCGAGTCGCTGCTCGAAACCGAGTTGTTCGGGTATCGGAAAGGGGCTTTTACCGGGGCGACACAAGACCGTGAGGGTCTATTGGGAGAAGCCGACGGCGGTACGATCTTCCTCGATGAGATTGGGAAATCAGGGATTCAGGTACAACGCCGCTTCTTGCATCTCCTCGATTCCGGCGAAGTTCGTCCTGTCGGAGCAACAGGGTATCGCCGTCTCGATATTCGCATTGTCGCCGCCACCAGCTCGCCCGATCTGAGCCGGGAAGTCGCGGAAGGGCGTTTTCTCAAAGATCTTTACTACCGGATGAACGATATCACGATCTCTGTTCCTCCTCTCCGGGAACGAAAGGATGATATCTCCCTTCTGGCCGAGACCTTCGCGGAGATAGCGGCGGAGCGCATGGACAGGAAGAATCAGAGCCTTTCACCAAGCCTGCTGCAGGCGCTGGTCGCTCATGAATGGCCTGGCAATGTAAGAGAACTCGAGAAGGCGATCCGGCGGGCGGTCACCCTTGGCGAAGACCAGGCCAGCCTGACTCCTGACCTGTTGCCGGAAGAGATTACCGGTCCGAAGCGGCCCCGCATATCCCGTCAGCCTCTAAAAGACCAACTGGAAAGCGTGGAGCGCGACTTCATCCTTCAGGCCTTGGAGCAAACGGGCTGGAATAAGAGCCAAGCCGCCAAGATGTTGGGATTGAGCCGGAAAGGTTTGAGAAATAAGATCGAGCGTTACCATCTGGATCGCCGGCGTCGATAG
- a CDS encoding GGDEF domain-containing protein — translation MVRRVENSTIDGEVVSILKRRQGNYSDLLRYLLDIPQLPDGERDRICQALDMTEAAGLESITRDLIESLIERGQLKELPTATLGTRQLEDMWNHRIYHLSDFPPPLVRRIYPPPSEDRGTAKDRDALWGGFSPDDISIFLDPRELITRLESDLKELLGATRCLFHPIQVPEEWTGILREQKPHPVIQELAEEASRRPGEMLYVPDLLRLTAGEEADRAEGSLLILGLGSRERSWLGAVEWHAPQPGGFPPEVRARAFRYGRVMQYRLTASFRLQALVFRDLLTGIYNRAYFEDQMEKEMHLALRKNEVMGLCIIDIDDFKSYNTRFGYAGGDRVLQEVALKLRASLRASDTLARYGGDEFAALLAAPFSPDEGPQIAARIREVVTGLRFPMVTMDGVTVESSVSVSLGGALCPRDASSLEELWKAANRNLLNAKTAGKNRWIFP, via the coding sequence ATGGTGAGAAGGGTCGAGAATTCGACAATCGATGGCGAGGTGGTTTCCATTTTGAAGCGCCGGCAGGGTAACTATAGCGATTTATTGAGGTACCTCCTCGATATCCCTCAACTCCCCGATGGGGAGCGCGACCGGATCTGTCAGGCCCTCGACATGACCGAGGCGGCCGGATTGGAGTCCATCACCCGCGATCTGATCGAGTCCCTTATCGAGAGGGGACAACTCAAAGAACTCCCCACGGCAACCCTCGGCACCCGCCAGCTTGAAGATATGTGGAATCACCGGATTTATCATCTCTCTGATTTCCCACCCCCCTTGGTCCGCCGGATCTACCCCCCTCCTTCGGAAGATCGTGGAACAGCCAAGGACAGGGATGCGCTTTGGGGTGGATTCAGCCCTGATGATATCTCGATCTTTCTGGATCCACGGGAGCTGATAACACGTCTGGAGTCGGATCTCAAGGAACTGCTGGGCGCCACCCGGTGTCTCTTCCATCCGATCCAGGTGCCGGAGGAATGGACCGGCATCCTGAGGGAACAGAAGCCCCATCCGGTGATTCAGGAATTGGCCGAGGAAGCCTCACGGAGACCGGGCGAGATGCTCTATGTCCCCGACCTGCTCCGCCTCACCGCTGGTGAGGAGGCCGATCGAGCGGAGGGTTCGCTCTTGATCCTGGGCCTTGGATCCCGGGAGCGCTCCTGGCTGGGGGCGGTCGAGTGGCATGCTCCGCAGCCCGGTGGATTCCCCCCGGAAGTGAGAGCCAGGGCTTTTCGGTACGGTCGGGTGATGCAATACCGCCTGACGGCCAGCTTCCGCCTTCAGGCGCTTGTCTTCAGGGATCTCCTCACCGGGATTTACAACCGCGCCTATTTTGAGGATCAGATGGAAAAGGAGATGCACCTGGCCCTGCGAAAGAACGAGGTGATGGGCCTCTGCATTATCGACATCGACGATTTTAAAAGCTATAACACGCGTTTCGGATACGCCGGGGGCGACCGCGTTCTTCAGGAGGTGGCCCTCAAACTCCGGGCCTCGCTCAGAGCATCCGATACGCTGGCCCGCTACGGCGGTGATGAGTTCGCCGCCCTTCTCGCCGCCCCCTTCTCGCCCGATGAGGGGCCGCAGATCGCCGCCCGTATTCGCGAGGTCGTCACCGGGCTTCGTTTTCCCATGGTGACCATGGATGGCGTGACGGTGGAATCGAGCGTG